The Streptomyces kanamyceticus genome window below encodes:
- a CDS encoding PAS domain S-box protein, whose amino-acid sequence MDDAGLKALLEDLPVFWWEFDQPWHVRERGGGAFADTGTAQRFLDRVRQELADPGHSPRDGRWLARFDGRTFDVSCPPDATRTHRRTRGLAVEVDSHPEAPRRYAAFADLVDLAPAAAFIRDRHGRYLWANHAYAHLYGTTAQELTGRRIEDFDAPAEAVQFRTLDQEILTRGTPVRHTLDYRRPDGSAGHAVGHRFPVRENAQTCVAGIYVDITDHLRAMVQRKEAEEHLRALRDHTGLPCALLTAGGRVIEASAAAAELFDLGLPDLVGRRAHTLLAPAPGLDRLHRRWRGLIARRIRRVETSVMLSGTRGLQRRARLHLTTVGHSAERAGHVWAVVTHQSLAHEAHPSLTAAQIRILTLLAEGSSNSDIATSLKLSRQTVDYHLGRLRDLLGAPTRPALVARAYVLGILAPAAWPPRSATAAHPLSTV is encoded by the coding sequence GTGGACGATGCCGGCCTCAAGGCCCTGCTCGAGGACCTTCCCGTGTTCTGGTGGGAGTTCGACCAGCCGTGGCACGTACGGGAGCGGGGCGGCGGTGCCTTCGCCGACACCGGCACGGCCCAGCGCTTCCTGGACCGGGTCCGCCAGGAACTCGCGGACCCTGGACACTCGCCGCGGGACGGGCGCTGGCTCGCCCGGTTCGACGGCCGGACCTTCGACGTGAGCTGCCCGCCGGACGCGACCCGCACGCACCGCCGCACCCGCGGCCTGGCGGTGGAGGTCGACAGCCACCCCGAAGCCCCGCGCCGGTACGCCGCCTTCGCCGACCTCGTAGACCTGGCCCCGGCGGCCGCGTTCATCCGGGACCGGCACGGAAGGTACCTGTGGGCCAACCACGCCTACGCGCACCTCTACGGCACCACCGCGCAGGAACTCACGGGGCGGCGCATCGAGGACTTCGACGCCCCCGCGGAGGCCGTCCAGTTCCGCACGCTCGATCAGGAGATCCTGACCCGGGGCACGCCGGTGCGCCACACCCTGGACTACCGCCGCCCGGACGGCAGCGCGGGCCACGCCGTCGGCCACCGCTTCCCCGTCCGGGAGAACGCGCAGACCTGCGTCGCCGGCATCTACGTGGACATCACCGACCACCTGCGCGCCATGGTCCAGCGGAAGGAGGCCGAGGAGCACCTGCGGGCACTGCGCGACCACACCGGGCTGCCCTGCGCGCTCCTCACGGCCGGTGGTCGCGTGATCGAGGCGAGCGCCGCGGCCGCCGAGCTGTTCGACCTCGGCCTGCCCGACCTGGTCGGGCGCCGGGCGCACACGCTGCTCGCGCCCGCGCCCGGCCTGGACCGGCTGCACCGCCGGTGGCGGGGGCTGATAGCCCGGCGCATCAGACGAGTCGAGACGTCAGTGATGCTGAGCGGGACGCGGGGGCTGCAACGCCGCGCGCGGCTCCACCTGACGACGGTGGGCCACTCCGCGGAACGGGCCGGGCACGTCTGGGCCGTCGTCACGCACCAGAGCCTCGCCCACGAGGCCCATCCGTCCCTCACCGCCGCGCAGATCCGCATTCTCACCCTCTTGGCGGAGGGCAGCAGCAACAGCGACATCGCCACGTCGCTGAAGCTGTCCCGGCAGACGGTCGACTACCACCTGGGCCGCCTGCGCGACCTCCTGGGCGCCCCGACCCGCCCCGCCCTCGTCGCGCGGGCCTACGTCCTCGGCATCCTCGCACCCGCCGCCTGGCCCCCGCGCTCGGCGACGGCGGCGCATCCGCTGAGCACGGTCTGA
- a CDS encoding dipeptide ABC transporter ATP-binding protein, producing the protein MLSVRDLRISFPSEAGPVEAVRGVSFDLLPGRTLGIVGESGSGKSATAMGVMGLLPPTADLSGQVLLGGQDLIGLDDRALSRVRGKSIGMVFQDPLSALTPIFSVGRLLSDALRVHQDLSKKAAWEQAVELLDLVGIPDPRGRASGFPHEFSGGMRQRVVIAMAIANRPRVLVADEPTTALDVTVQAQILDVLRLAQRETGAGLVLITHDLGVVAGHADDVAVMYAGRLVEKTDVHTLFRRPTMPYTARLLAAVPTVDGGVRRPLVPIGGEPPALSGLPDGCPFASRCAVALDACGSDEPELRQVTGHGDVACLRADEIADGRLDPTGGVATVERESGTSHATSGDVVLRVEDLVKTFPVTKGAFIKRRVGTLHAVNQVSFELRGGETLGLVGESGSGKTTTLMEILRLRQPEGGRIEIAGRQVGAATDTGADAVVGGAVDPGRRGRTVRHDVQIVMQDPLGALDPRLPVHQLLAEPLRAIGRDREAIRSRVHELLALVGLDSSVSDRFPAALSGGQRQRIGIARALATDPKLLALDEPLSSLDVSVQAGVINLLGRLKRELGLAYLMVAHDLAVVRYVCDRIAVMYLGHIVETGDTETLFSDPKHPYTRALLSAIPIPDPERERTRERIVLKGEQPGATNLPRGCVFIDRCPLYRFADDDVRERCRTERPALRAAPGQQGHEYACHAA; encoded by the coding sequence GTGCTCTCCGTACGGGACCTGCGGATCTCCTTCCCCTCCGAGGCCGGACCCGTCGAGGCGGTACGCGGCGTCAGCTTCGACCTGCTGCCCGGCCGCACCCTCGGCATCGTCGGCGAGTCGGGATCGGGCAAGTCGGCCACCGCGATGGGCGTCATGGGCCTGCTGCCCCCCACCGCCGACCTGAGCGGCCAGGTCCTGCTCGGCGGCCAGGACCTGATCGGCCTCGACGACCGGGCGCTGTCGCGCGTGCGCGGCAAGTCCATCGGCATGGTCTTCCAGGACCCCCTGTCCGCGCTCACCCCCATCTTCTCCGTGGGCAGGCTGCTCTCCGACGCGCTGCGGGTCCACCAGGACCTGTCCAAGAAGGCTGCCTGGGAACAGGCCGTCGAACTGCTCGATCTCGTCGGCATTCCCGACCCGCGGGGCCGCGCCTCGGGCTTCCCCCACGAGTTCTCCGGCGGCATGCGCCAGCGCGTGGTCATCGCCATGGCGATCGCCAACCGGCCGCGTGTGCTGGTGGCCGACGAACCCACCACCGCGCTCGACGTCACCGTGCAGGCCCAGATCCTGGACGTACTGCGCCTCGCGCAGCGGGAGACCGGCGCCGGGCTCGTCCTGATCACCCACGACCTCGGTGTCGTGGCAGGCCACGCGGACGACGTCGCCGTCATGTACGCGGGCCGCCTCGTGGAGAAGACGGACGTGCACACGCTGTTCCGTCGGCCGACGATGCCGTACACCGCGCGGCTCCTGGCCGCGGTGCCGACCGTGGACGGCGGGGTCCGCCGCCCCCTCGTACCGATCGGTGGCGAGCCGCCCGCCCTCTCCGGCCTCCCGGACGGCTGCCCCTTCGCGAGCCGGTGTGCCGTCGCGCTCGACGCGTGCGGCTCCGACGAACCCGAGTTGCGCCAGGTCACGGGCCACGGGGACGTCGCCTGCCTGCGCGCGGACGAGATAGCCGACGGCAGACTGGACCCCACCGGGGGCGTCGCGACCGTCGAGAGGGAATCCGGTACGAGCCACGCGACGAGCGGCGACGTGGTGCTCCGTGTGGAGGACCTCGTCAAGACCTTCCCCGTCACCAAGGGCGCGTTCATCAAGCGCCGCGTCGGCACGCTGCACGCGGTCAACCAGGTCAGTTTCGAGCTGCGCGGTGGAGAGACGCTGGGTCTGGTCGGCGAGTCGGGCAGCGGCAAGACGACGACGCTGATGGAGATCCTGCGGCTCAGACAGCCCGAGGGCGGCCGGATCGAGATCGCGGGGCGGCAGGTCGGCGCGGCCACGGACACTGGTGCCGATGCCGTGGTCGGCGGCGCCGTCGATCCCGGCAGGCGCGGGCGCACCGTGCGGCACGACGTGCAGATCGTCATGCAGGACCCCCTGGGCGCCCTGGACCCCCGCCTGCCCGTCCACCAGCTGCTCGCCGAACCGCTGCGGGCCATCGGCCGTGACCGCGAAGCGATCCGCTCCCGCGTCCACGAACTCCTTGCGCTCGTCGGTCTCGACTCCTCGGTGAGCGACCGCTTCCCTGCCGCGCTCTCGGGCGGGCAGCGTCAACGCATCGGCATCGCCCGCGCGTTGGCCACCGACCCGAAACTGCTCGCCCTCGACGAGCCGCTCTCCTCCCTGGACGTTTCGGTGCAGGCAGGGGTGATCAACCTCCTCGGTCGGCTCAAGCGTGAGCTGGGGCTCGCCTACCTCATGGTCGCCCACGATCTCGCCGTGGTCCGCTACGTCTGCGACCGCATCGCGGTGATGTATCTGGGTCACATCGTCGAGACCGGCGACACGGAGACGCTCTTCTCCGACCCGAAGCACCCCTACACCCGGGCGCTCCTTTCGGCGATCCCGATTCCCGATCCGGAACGCGAACGCACCCGCGAACGGATCGTCCTGAAGGGCGAACAGCCGGGCGCCACGAACCTGCCGCGCGGCTGCGTGTTCATCGACCGCTGCCCGCTGTACCGCTTCGCCGACGACGACGTCCGGGAGCGCTGCCGCACGGAGCGCCCGGCACTCAGGGCGGCGCCGGGGCAGCAAGGGCACGAGTACGCCTGCCACGCCGCGTAA
- a CDS encoding ABC transporter permease, with translation MRYVVRKAGGWLLMIAVATNATYFLASWFLDPRSNYKELRPVRSEEQIGRALAPYNLDPGMPLVQRWWNWLTSVTLDFDWGSSPTGVSVNGEVGYRALISAELVVTATVLSVVIGVALAVYTASRQYGAADRVAQAISIAVFNVPTSVAALAVVFVAIWLNQHAGMDFLYVAGENSPGVEGLLPTIGDRLLHLILPTLTLTLMGYVGYHLTQRSLLLDTINADFVRTAQATGLTRGQAVRRHALRAALVPTAASVAFSVPAIFTGAIITETIFGWNGMGRYFVQTISKNDVHGAVATAAFAAVLTAIGAILADIATVFLDPRVRVS, from the coding sequence ATGCGCTATGTAGTGCGCAAGGCGGGCGGGTGGCTCCTGATGATCGCGGTCGCGACCAACGCGACGTACTTCTTGGCCAGTTGGTTTCTGGACCCGCGATCGAACTACAAGGAGCTGCGGCCCGTCCGCAGCGAGGAGCAGATCGGCCGGGCCCTCGCCCCGTACAACCTCGACCCCGGGATGCCGCTGGTGCAGCGGTGGTGGAACTGGCTCACCTCGGTGACCCTCGACTTCGACTGGGGCTCGTCGCCCACCGGTGTCTCCGTCAACGGTGAGGTGGGCTACCGCGCCCTCATCAGCGCCGAGTTGGTCGTCACGGCGACGGTTCTCTCCGTCGTGATCGGTGTCGCGCTCGCCGTCTACACCGCCTCGCGCCAGTACGGCGCGGCCGACCGCGTCGCGCAGGCCATATCCATCGCCGTGTTCAACGTGCCGACGTCCGTCGCCGCGCTCGCCGTGGTCTTCGTCGCCATCTGGCTCAACCAGCACGCCGGGATGGACTTCCTCTACGTAGCCGGGGAGAACTCGCCGGGCGTCGAGGGACTGCTCCCGACGATCGGCGACCGCCTCCTCCATCTGATCCTGCCGACGCTCACCCTGACGCTGATGGGTTACGTGGGCTATCACCTGACGCAGCGTTCGCTGCTGCTCGACACCATCAACGCCGACTTCGTCCGCACGGCCCAGGCCACCGGCCTCACTCGCGGCCAGGCCGTCCGCAGGCACGCCCTGCGCGCCGCGCTGGTTCCGACGGCGGCCTCCGTGGCCTTCAGCGTGCCCGCCATCTTCACCGGAGCCATCATCACCGAGACGATCTTCGGCTGGAACGGCATGGGCCGTTACTTCGTCCAGACCATCAGCAAGAACGACGTGCACGGCGCCGTCGCGACGGCCGCGTTCGCCGCGGTGCTCACCGCGATCGGCGCGATCCTCGCGGACATCGCCACGGTCTTCCTCGACCCGAGAGTGCGGGTGAGCTGA
- a CDS encoding ABC transporter family substrate-binding protein has product MRARLALPVALIAAISVTATACQSSSGDGAAGSGAKGTPSAASGAADYNPTPYDKLKDGGTYTTVGTFDDQGNPFNVNGTLAASRVWAWYNANAITFSPTGEVRYNPDYFSDVKVSVQGGNQKVVLTINKKAAFNDGTPIDWTAIKATWKANNGSDKDFAAQITDGYNQITDVARGKDDKQAVITFKGVYPSWPSLFYTFLHPKAAKVDNFNKAYVKKARPEWGAGPYTVGKWDTHSGNITFVRNPKWWGKKGKLDKRVYVNLEPSAGINAFKNGQLDYVSASDAEDLKQLKGLKGTEIRSGGSPFGYALNFNTKSSVLGDKTVRKAIQESIDRSQIAKIQFQGLDYEEPLPGSGLLYSFQKGYEDNVSPVLKYGPDQAKKDLDAAGWKPGSDGIREKGGKKLEIGYTVVGDQPLPKATAGAVAAMLKPVGVRVTVKRVAEADFASTLNERKFDLILSGNRSMDPFGARYLCELYCSDRDSNLTGAGSPALDKEIRATTEIADLGKQAAAANKVERKALLNYARLPMFSGPSTYSVKKGLANVGATIFYSPLPETVGWEK; this is encoded by the coding sequence ATGCGCGCAAGACTGGCCCTGCCCGTCGCCCTCATAGCAGCCATCTCCGTCACCGCCACCGCGTGCCAGTCCTCATCCGGTGACGGCGCCGCGGGCTCGGGCGCGAAGGGCACCCCGTCCGCCGCGTCGGGAGCGGCCGACTACAACCCGACGCCGTACGACAAGCTCAAGGACGGCGGGACCTACACGACGGTCGGGACGTTCGACGATCAGGGCAACCCGTTCAACGTCAACGGCACGCTGGCGGCGTCCCGGGTGTGGGCCTGGTACAACGCGAACGCGATCACCTTCTCGCCGACCGGTGAAGTGCGGTACAACCCGGACTACTTCAGCGACGTGAAGGTGTCCGTGCAGGGCGGCAACCAGAAGGTCGTCCTGACGATCAACAAGAAGGCCGCCTTCAACGACGGAACTCCCATCGACTGGACCGCGATCAAGGCCACGTGGAAGGCCAACAACGGTTCCGACAAGGACTTCGCGGCCCAGATCACGGACGGCTACAACCAGATCACCGATGTCGCGCGGGGCAAGGACGACAAACAGGCCGTCATCACCTTCAAGGGCGTCTACCCCTCCTGGCCGAGCCTGTTCTACACGTTCCTGCACCCGAAGGCCGCGAAGGTCGACAACTTCAACAAGGCGTACGTGAAGAAGGCGCGCCCCGAGTGGGGCGCGGGCCCGTACACGGTCGGCAAGTGGGACACCCACTCGGGTAACATCACCTTCGTCCGCAACCCGAAGTGGTGGGGCAAGAAGGGCAAGCTCGACAAGCGTGTCTACGTGAACCTGGAGCCGAGCGCGGGGATCAACGCCTTCAAGAACGGTCAGCTCGACTACGTCTCCGCGAGCGATGCCGAGGACCTGAAGCAGCTGAAGGGGCTCAAGGGCACCGAGATCCGCAGCGGCGGCAGCCCGTTCGGGTACGCGCTCAACTTCAACACCAAGTCGTCGGTCCTCGGGGACAAGACGGTGCGCAAGGCCATCCAGGAGAGCATCGACCGCAGCCAGATCGCCAAGATCCAGTTCCAGGGCCTGGACTACGAGGAGCCGCTGCCCGGCTCCGGTCTGCTCTACAGCTTCCAGAAGGGGTACGAGGACAACGTCTCTCCCGTCCTGAAGTACGGGCCCGACCAGGCGAAGAAGGACCTCGACGCGGCGGGCTGGAAGCCCGGGAGCGACGGGATCCGGGAGAAGGGCGGCAAGAAGCTGGAGATCGGCTACACGGTGGTGGGTGACCAACCGCTGCCCAAGGCCACCGCGGGCGCCGTCGCCGCGATGCTGAAGCCGGTCGGCGTACGCGTCACCGTCAAGAGGGTCGCCGAGGCGGACTTCGCCAGCACCCTCAACGAGCGGAAGTTCGACCTGATCCTCTCGGGCAACCGCTCCATGGATCCCTTCGGGGCCCGCTATCTGTGCGAGTTGTACTGCTCGGACCGTGACTCCAACCTGACGGGGGCCGGGTCCCCGGCGCTGGACAAGGAGATCCGTGCCACGACGGAGATCGCCGATCTGGGCAAGCAGGCAGCAGCGGCGAACAAGGTCGAGCGGAAGGCCCTCCTGAACTACGCCCGGCTCCCCATGTTCAGCGGCCCGTCGACGTACAGCGTCAAGAAGGGTCTGGCGAACGTGGGCGCGACCATCTTCTACAGCCCCCTGCCGGAGACGGTGGGCTGGGAGAAGTAG
- a CDS encoding ABC transporter permease translates to MATATDNRTVSGRRDLGRGRLYLRRFLRNRLAVAGVVIFVLLVLFSVFGGLFTSYTHTDADFAALTQPPSDVHWFGTNQGGNDVYASAVHGLRRSLVIAVSVSVLTIVVAAVIGSSAAYFRGRVERLTLGVVHFLLIVPSFLILALVSNRLAGDWRVLIVVLTLFGWMSTARVVWSVSTSLRERDYVTAAEFMGVRPLRIILRHIIPNLGSLLIVNLTLGVVATVLSETTLSFLGFGVQTPDVSLGTMLADGATTVTSAPWLFAFPAGLVVLLTVSMTFIGDGLRDALDPTSVTGAAGGRR, encoded by the coding sequence ATGGCGACAGCAACCGACAACCGCACCGTCAGTGGGCGCCGAGATCTCGGCCGCGGGCGGCTCTATCTGCGCCGCTTCCTGCGCAACCGCCTCGCCGTCGCCGGGGTCGTGATCTTCGTGCTGCTCGTGCTGTTCAGCGTCTTCGGCGGCCTGTTCACGTCCTACACCCACACCGACGCCGACTTCGCCGCGCTCACCCAGCCGCCGAGCGACGTGCACTGGTTCGGCACCAACCAGGGCGGCAACGACGTCTACGCCAGCGCGGTGCACGGGCTGCGGCGCTCGCTGGTGATCGCCGTGAGCGTGTCCGTCCTGACGATCGTCGTCGCCGCGGTCATCGGATCCAGCGCCGCGTACTTCCGCGGCCGGGTGGAGAGGCTGACGCTCGGCGTCGTCCACTTCCTGCTGATCGTGCCCTCGTTCCTCATCCTCGCCCTGGTCTCCAACCGTCTTGCCGGTGACTGGCGCGTCCTCATCGTCGTCCTGACCCTGTTCGGCTGGATGTCCACCGCCCGGGTCGTCTGGTCCGTCTCGACCTCGCTGCGCGAACGGGACTACGTGACGGCGGCGGAGTTCATGGGCGTCCGCCCGCTGCGCATCATCCTGCGCCACATCATCCCCAACCTCGGCTCCCTGCTCATCGTCAACCTGACGCTCGGCGTCGTCGCGACCGTGCTCAGCGAGACCACGCTGTCGTTCCTCGGATTCGGCGTCCAGACCCCGGACGTCTCCCTCGGCACGATGCTCGCCGACGGGGCGACCACCGTCACCAGTGCCCCCTGGCTCTTCGCCTTTCCCGCGGGCCTCGTCGTGCTGCTCACCGTGTCGATGACCTTCATCGGCGACGGGCTTCGCGACGCCCTCGACCCCACCTCAGTGACCGGCGCGGCGGGAGGCCGACGATGA
- a CDS encoding VOC family protein encodes MPVTGPDFISLQARDLNASQAFYEQYLGLVRSQAGPPHAVVFETKPIAFALRDIVPGTDLTSVPQPGIGAAIWLHATGVQAIHDALVADGHTIVSAPIDGPFGRTFTFADPDGYHVTLHDRV; translated from the coding sequence ATGCCCGTCACCGGACCCGACTTCATCTCGCTCCAGGCGCGCGACCTCAACGCTTCACAGGCGTTCTACGAGCAGTACCTCGGCCTCGTCCGCTCGCAGGCCGGGCCTCCGCACGCCGTCGTCTTCGAGACGAAGCCAATCGCGTTCGCACTCCGCGACATCGTTCCCGGTACCGATCTCACATCCGTCCCCCAGCCCGGCATAGGTGCCGCGATCTGGCTCCACGCCACCGGCGTCCAGGCCATTCACGATGCTCTCGTCGCCGACGGTCACACCATCGTCTCCGCACCGATCGACGGGCCCTTCGGCCGGACCTTCACCTTCGCCGACCCCGACGGCTACCACGTCACCCTCCACGACCGCGTCTGA
- a CDS encoding MarR family winged helix-turn-helix transcriptional regulator yields the protein MNQDGVDLETSLGYLLKEASSVLRSAMEDVLRPLGMTVTHYSCLELLAQRPGLSNSELARGAFVTRQSMNVLLQALERDGYVTRPAEAPVGKALPARLTPRGRRSLEKATAAVRSVEVRMLSGMTEAEQSGAFRILQSMIHSLRDGDDGA from the coding sequence ATGAATCAAGACGGTGTCGACCTGGAGACGTCACTGGGCTACCTGCTGAAGGAGGCGTCGAGCGTCCTGCGCTCGGCCATGGAGGATGTGCTGCGGCCACTCGGGATGACCGTGACGCACTACTCCTGCCTCGAGCTGCTGGCCCAACGACCGGGCTTGTCGAACTCCGAGCTCGCGCGGGGCGCGTTCGTGACGCGGCAGTCGATGAACGTGCTGCTCCAAGCCCTGGAACGAGACGGCTACGTGACCAGGCCCGCGGAGGCGCCGGTCGGGAAGGCTCTTCCCGCGCGACTCACACCTCGCGGCCGACGGAGCCTGGAGAAGGCGACCGCGGCGGTCCGGTCCGTCGAGGTCAGAATGCTGTCCGGCATGACCGAGGCTGAACAGTCAGGCGCGTTCCGGATCCTGCAGAGCATGATTCATTCGCTGCGTGATGGTGACGACGGTGCATAG
- a CDS encoding ATP-grasp domain-containing protein, protein MLLVHAKGGPPLGHVLSRAAAKAQVHLLALSALPPAVAGDARGLCASVVTPTDAERGDLVSLIVARAKAVGADAVLTFSEYAVVAVAEACEALGLPGAGGAAALARDKRLMRRTWRQHGLPQPEFRPVATEADLHEAATHLPFPLLLKAAWSAGSTAHQIIRSPHEVTAAWRRSRDVMAESAQLGYAELHVAEADADFVVEQIVTGTAAEWFDDPGWGDYVSVEGVVARGVFHPVCVSGRMPTVEPFTERAGITPAQLSPDAQNRVVALARDSVDALGLRDCGIHTEIKLGADGRMWLIETAARFGGAMTVPQIEEVFDLDLIGMLVDHLLGRTVRWPERALTPAQARGAAGSLVVLAADSAGEAWQDRRAWDFPTVAECVPLSRGSRLSVVAESSLADGSTVPVYDPAAGANTMAALCLLSAADPRTVLRDFETLVDALPRVLPAARPEEVAR, encoded by the coding sequence GTGCTGTTAGTGCATGCCAAGGGTGGTCCGCCGCTCGGTCACGTCCTGTCCCGGGCGGCCGCGAAGGCGCAGGTGCACCTCCTGGCGCTCAGCGCTCTTCCTCCCGCCGTGGCAGGTGATGCCCGGGGACTGTGCGCCTCGGTGGTGACGCCCACCGACGCGGAGCGCGGTGATCTGGTGTCCCTGATCGTCGCGCGGGCGAAGGCCGTCGGCGCGGACGCGGTGCTCACCTTCTCCGAGTACGCGGTCGTCGCCGTCGCCGAGGCGTGCGAGGCGCTCGGCCTGCCCGGTGCGGGCGGCGCCGCCGCGCTCGCCCGCGACAAGCGCCTGATGCGCCGCACCTGGCGGCAACACGGCCTGCCGCAGCCCGAGTTCCGGCCCGTCGCCACGGAGGCCGACCTCCACGAGGCGGCCACCCACCTGCCCTTCCCGCTCCTCCTCAAGGCGGCCTGGAGCGCGGGTTCCACCGCGCACCAGATCATCCGTTCCCCGCACGAGGTGACCGCCGCATGGCGCCGGTCGCGCGACGTGATGGCCGAATCGGCCCAGTTGGGCTACGCGGAACTCCATGTGGCCGAGGCCGACGCGGACTTCGTGGTCGAGCAGATCGTCACCGGCACCGCGGCGGAGTGGTTCGACGACCCGGGCTGGGGCGACTACGTCAGCGTCGAGGGCGTCGTGGCGCGGGGCGTGTTCCACCCGGTCTGCGTCAGCGGCCGGATGCCCACCGTCGAACCGTTCACCGAGCGGGCGGGCATCACTCCCGCCCAGCTGTCCCCGGACGCCCAGAACCGGGTCGTGGCGCTCGCCCGGGATTCCGTCGACGCGCTCGGCCTGCGCGACTGCGGCATCCACACCGAGATCAAGCTCGGTGCGGACGGCCGGATGTGGCTGATCGAGACGGCCGCCCGGTTCGGCGGCGCGATGACGGTGCCGCAGATCGAGGAGGTCTTCGACCTCGACCTGATCGGCATGCTCGTCGACCACCTCCTCGGCCGCACGGTCCGCTGGCCCGAGCGCGCCCTCACCCCGGCGCAGGCTCGCGGGGCGGCGGGCTCCCTCGTCGTCCTCGCGGCCGACAGCGCGGGCGAGGCCTGGCAGGACCGCAGGGCCTGGGACTTCCCCACGGTCGCGGAGTGCGTGCCGCTGAGCCGGGGCAGCCGCCTCTCGGTCGTCGCGGAGAGTTCGCTCGCCGACGGCAGCACCGTGCCGGTCTACGACCCGGCCGCCGGAGCCAACACCATGGCGGCCCTCTGCCTGCTCTCCGCCGCTGACCCGCGCACCGTGCTCCGTGATTTCGAGACCCTGGTCGACGCGCTGCCCCGGGTCCTGCCCGCCGCGCGGCCCGAGGAGGTTGCCCGATGA
- a CDS encoding cytidylate kinase family protein, whose amino-acid sequence MREAAKDQGSRSELISRLAEVIGSATTAHPLRVAVDGPPASGKTTLADELAVVLRAQGRDVIRATIDDFLFPRAQRYRRGQYSAEGCYFDAHDRAALCRVLLDPLGPGGDRRFQHAVYDSGTDTPSSPPATTASADAVLLFDGVFLLRPELINHWDLRIFVSIPFEQTVDRALKRGAALAGSTADTIDIERSWRHRYIPSQQLYFATARPTDHADIIVYNDQLQRPTWEVRR is encoded by the coding sequence GTGAGAGAGGCAGCAAAGGACCAAGGCTCCCGCAGCGAGCTCATCAGTCGGCTGGCCGAGGTGATTGGATCCGCCACGACCGCGCACCCGCTGCGGGTCGCCGTCGACGGGCCGCCCGCCTCGGGCAAGACCACGCTGGCCGACGAGCTCGCCGTCGTCCTGCGCGCGCAGGGCCGCGACGTCATCCGCGCGACCATCGACGACTTCCTCTTCCCCCGTGCACAGCGCTACCGACGCGGCCAGTACTCGGCCGAAGGCTGCTACTTCGACGCCCACGACCGCGCCGCGCTGTGCCGGGTCCTGCTCGACCCGCTGGGGCCGGGCGGAGACCGAAGGTTCCAACACGCGGTCTACGACAGTGGCACCGACACCCCGTCGTCCCCGCCCGCCACAACCGCCTCCGCCGACGCCGTACTGCTCTTCGACGGCGTCTTCCTCCTGCGCCCAGAACTCATCAACCACTGGGACCTGCGCATCTTCGTGTCCATCCCGTTTGAGCAGACGGTGGACCGCGCTCTGAAGCGAGGCGCAGCGCTGGCCGGATCCACCGCCGACACCATCGACATCGAACGGTCCTGGCGCCACCGCTACATCCCCTCCCAGCAGCTCTACTTCGCCACAGCCCGCCCCACCGACCACGCAGACATCATCGTGTACAACGATCAACTCCAACGGCCGACCTGGGAAGTCCGAAGGTAG
- a CDS encoding DoxX family protein: protein MNIAYWIVAGLLALFYFYAGTLKVIRSRDQLRPMMAWVDHIPLPALRALGTVEVLGAIGLILPPLTGIAPSLASAAAIGFVLLQIGAIAVHLRIEDRRIALNAGLIVTAAVTAWLATRL, encoded by the coding sequence ATGAACATCGCCTACTGGATCGTCGCCGGACTGCTCGCCCTCTTCTACTTCTACGCAGGCACGCTGAAGGTGATCCGCAGTCGTGATCAGCTCCGGCCGATGATGGCCTGGGTCGACCACATCCCCTTGCCCGCCCTCAGGGCGCTGGGGACCGTCGAGGTACTGGGCGCGATCGGCCTGATCCTGCCGCCGCTGACCGGCATCGCTCCCTCGCTGGCGTCCGCCGCGGCCATCGGCTTCGTACTCCTGCAGATCGGCGCCATCGCCGTCCACCTGCGGATCGAAGACCGTCGGATCGCGCTCAACGCCGGGCTCATCGTCACCGCGGCGGTGACCGCCTGGCTGGCCACTCGGCTGTAG